The Bacteroidota bacterium sequence CCGGCAAAGTGATCGAGCAACGCCGGAAGCGTCGCGCCTCGGAAGCGCTCGGCCTGGGCGAAGCGGTCGTACGGCTCGAAGGCAACGGTGGCCCCGTGCTCGCGGATGCGGCGAGCACGGGGGACCCAGTCGGTTTCCTCGCCGTGGATGAGATGGCCGACCACATCGAACGGGCTAAACGTGTCAGGCCCCTCGTTGGCCAAGAGCCATGCCTCGGGGAGGCCTCTCAAGAGCGTGTCCAGCACCGCGGGCGTGCGGGCGAGCAGGCCGAGCGCCTCGTCGAGGTCAAACGTCATTCGAGGCCGGCGCTCACACAAAGGCGTTCAAGCCCGTAATGTCTTGACCGAGCACGAGCGTGTGGACCTCGTCCGTGCCTTCGTAGGTCACCACCGACTCCAAGTTGGCCATGTGACGCATGACTGGGTAGAGCCCCAGGACGCCGTTGCCGCCGAGGATCTGGCGGCTAGCACGCGCCACGTCGAGAGCCATGCGGCAGTTGTTGCGCTTCGCGAGCGACACCTGCTGCGGACGCATCGTGCCCGCGTCTTTGAGCACCCCGAGACGCCACGCGATGAGCTGCGCCTTCGTGATCTCGGTCAGCATGTCGGCTAGCTTGCCCTGGATGAGTTGGTGCCCGCCGATGGGCTTCGCGAACTGACGGCGCGTCGTCGCGTGCTGCACGGCGGCGTCATAGCACGCCATCGCGGCCCCGAGCGTGCCCCAGGCGATGCCAAAGCGTGCCTGGGTGAGACACGAGAGCGGCGCTTTGAGGCCGCGCGCTTTCGGGAGGCGGTTGCTCGCCGGGATGCGGACGCCGTCGAAGAGCACCTCGCTCGTGATGGCCGCGCGCAGGCTCCACTTGTTCATGATGCGCGGCGCCGTGACGCCCGGACGATCAAGCTCGACGAGGAAACCGCCGACATGGCCGTCGTCGTCTTTCGCCCAGACGACGCAAACATCGGCCTCGGAGGCGTTGGTGCTCCAGCGCTTGTGGCCGGTGATGACGTACTCGTCGCCGTCTTTCACCGCACGCGTGGTCATCGCGTTCGGGTTCGAGCCGACGTTGGGCTCGGTGAGGGCGAAGCAACCATAGGCCTCGGCCTTAGCGAGCCTCGGCAGCCAGCGCTGCTTCTGCTCCTCCGAGCCGTAGGTGTAGATCGGGTACATCACCAGCGAGCCCATCACGGAGCAGAACGAGCGGAGCCCGGAGTCGGCGCGCTCGACTTCCTGCATCATCAGGCCGTAGGTGTTGCTCGACGCGCCGAGGCCGCCGTACTCCTGCGGGATCGTTGGGCCGATCACACCGAGTTCGGCAAAGCGCTTGGCGAGGTGGCGCGGGAAGGTCATCGCCTGCGCGTGCTCCTCGATGACGGGGAGCACCTCGGCGGTAACGAAGGCCCGGACGCGGTCCCGGTGGGCCTTCTCCGCGTCGGTCAAGAGGTCGTCGATGGCGTAGTGGTCGGGCGCGTCGTAGGCGGCGGGGTCGTACGTGCCGTTGGTGATGCCGAGGTGTGCAAAGGAGCCTGGCGCGGGCGCGTCCACGGGGGCACCGTCACCCTGAGCGGCGACGAGGGAGGGTTGCTGGAGGTCAGCCATGCGAACGGAAATCTTTCGGGGGAAATGGGTCGAGGGCGCGTGACGTGCACCCACGTAGGGGCGGCTCGTCTCGCAGCAGAATCGGCCGCTGAGGATGTCGCAGGAATGTACGAACTTGCCCCTGCGTTCCAGCCCTGATGGGTCCTCACGCGCCTTTCCCCTACGCCGCTCCCCGCCCCTCCTCCACACCATCGACTGCCATGCGTTTCCGCCTCGCTGCTGTCTTGTTCTTTTCCGTTGCGCTGAGCCTCTGTTGGACGAACCCGCATGCTCACGCTCAATCGCCCGTACGCTTCGGCGCAGGCTTCGACGCGCTCCTCACGCCGCCCTCGCAAGACATCGTGACCGAAGGGCTCGGCGTGGGCGGGCGCTTCCGGATGGCGTTCCCGCTCAACGCCGACCTGTCGTTTGCGGCGGGCGCAGGCGTGTTTGGCTACGTGTTCAAGGGCCGCGACGATGCCGCCTACCTGTTCAACCCGCAGCTCTCCGTGATCGTCACCACGACGCGCGGCTCGGCCAACCGCTACCGCTATCTCATGGGCGGCATCGGCTACTTCGCCGCGCTGACCGCTGGCACCGACGCTGAGGGCGGACCCGCTTTGCACTTTGGCCTAGGCTGGGCGACCCCACTCAACGACACGTCACTCTACTTCGAGGTCGACCCGGCGCTCATCATCGGCGAGGAGAACACGACGTTTGCCGTGCCTGTCCGCGTGGGGGTGATTTTCTAACCATGACCTACGACCTCGAAGCCGCCATGGCGCATCTCGCGCACGCAGACGCGACGATGGCCCAACTGATTGCCCACGTCGGGCCCTGCCGCCTCGAACAGCGCGGGGCTGCGGAGCCCTTTGCCGCGCTATTGCGTGCCATCGTGTTCCAGCAGATCTCGACGGCAGCAGCGAGCTCGATCCACGGACGCGTCCGGGCACTCTTTCCCGACGACACCCCCACCCCGTCGGCCTTGCTCGCCATGGACGAGGAGACCCTGCGTAGCGCGGGCCTTTCCCGCCCCAAGCAGCGCGCCGCTCGCAGCCTCGCCGAGCGCGTCCTCGACGGCACCGTCCCGCCCGCCAGCGAGATCGCCGCCCTCCCCGACGACGCCCTCATCGACCGGCTCACGCAGGTGCGGGGCATCGGGCCGTGGACGGTGCAGATGCTGCTCATCTTCAATCTCGGCCGGCCGGACGTATTGCCCACGACCGACCTCGGCGTGCAGCGCGGTGCCATGAACGCCTATGGCCTAGACGCCCTGCCTTCACCGAAAGGCTTAGCCGCCATGGGCGCACCCTGGAAGCCATACCGCAGTGTGGCGAGTTGGTACCTGTGGCGTGCCGCCTGACTTTCGTGACCCTGCACCCTCGGTTTTCTCATGCGCTCTCTGATTGAACGCTCCATCGTCCAGCACGAACACGCGCTTGGCGTGCAACTTGATTATTTGCGGAGCCTGGCGGACGTATCGTCGGGCCTGTTTACCAAGTTCTCGCTCACGATTCCTGCGGCGACGCACCGCAAGCACGCCCCGCTCGACGCGTGGCACCTGGCCCGTATCGGCGCAACACGGGTGCAGGATTGCGGGACGTGTATGCAGTATGTCGTCAACGCGGCGCTCCAGGCGGGTGCATCGTCGGAGGCACTGCGGGCCGCGCTGGCCGACGACGCCGCGTCGCTCAGCGCAACGGAGCACCTCGCGCTGCGATTTGGCGAGGCCGTGGCCGCGCGCTCGCCCAAGGCCGAGGACTTGCGCGAGCGCCTGGTAGAAAACGTCGGAGCCGAGGCGGCCGTGGAGATCGCGCTCGCCGTGGCGATGGCCCAGGTCTACCCGATCCTGAAGCGCGGACTTGGGCAGACGGTGGCGTGCTCGCTCGTCACCGTCGAGATAGGCAACGAGATACACGATGGCTGACGTGAACGGCTAGGCTGAAGTGCCAGGATCAATCGAGCGGTGCCTTGGTTCAAGATCATCACGTCTCTGTGATCCCTGTTGCCCATCTACCTCCATGTCACTCTTTGCCTCGGCGCCCGATCCCATAGAACTCGACCTCGACGACCTCTCGCGTGAGGTGCACATCTCGAAGCAGACGCTCGTGCGCTGGACCGATCGAGGCTTCATCGACGCAGAGTTGGGCTGGGGCATCACCGATGACAACGAGGAGCAGCGGCTGATCCACATCCAGCCGTCGTCGCATGAGATGCTCAACGACTTTGCCGAGGAATACCGTGACGGCACGGTCACACGCACCGAGGCACGGCGCATCCTCAAACTGATCGACCGCAACCAAGTGCAGAAGCTGCTCCGCCACGGCGACATCAAATCGAAGCGGGTCAAAGGCGAGACGCGCGTCACCGTCGGCAGCATCGAGGACTACCTCATGCGCCTCGAAGCGGAGGAGAAGGAGGCGGTTTAGCTGCCTCCGATCAACTTTCTCGCCTGATCGACCAGATCCGCCACAGGCTGATCGGCATCGATCCGCAGCACCCGACGTTCCTCCGAGCTGGGTGGCTCGAACGCCTCCATCTGGCTGGCGAGCAGGTCGGCGCCCGCGAAATGCCCCGCGCGTTGCTCCAGCCGCTCCCGCAACGTGTCCGCCTCCACGTCGAGCCACAGGAAACGGACGTCCGGCTCCCCCTCAGCCAGGACCTCTCGGTAGGCTCTCTTCAGCGCCGAGCAGGCCAACGCGAGCGGCGTACCGCGGCGGCCGTGGGCGCGAATCAGAGCCGCCAGGCGGTCGAGCCAAGGTGCGCGGTCGGCGTCGGTGAGCCCCGTTCCTGTTGCCATCTTGGCCTTGGCTGCGTCGTTATGGTAGGCGTCGGCGTCTTCGAAGGCCCAGCCCAATCGCTTCGCAAGCGCACGGCCCACCGTCGTCTTGCCAGCACCACTGACGCCCATCACGACGACGACTTGGGTAGCCTCGGGGTCGGTTGTGGGGAGAGGGTCCACCGGATTCTCCTGCCTGTTCGGATTCATGTGCGCCCCGACTACGGCTTCTGGCTGCCCCCGCGCCACGTCACTGCTTTCGTCTCGCGTCCTCGTGCGCATTCCAGAGCGCGTCTAGATTGTCGGCGTAGAGCTCTGTGTACCCACAGGCGGCACAAATGTGTGCGCTCAGCGAGGCTCGTACGGTACCCTTGATCATCAAGGCTCCAGGATTTGCGTCCACACTCACCTGGACCGTGCTACCGTAGTCCTTCAGTAGCGTCTTTGCGTCGGTGATGATGCGGTCGGAGCCGCACTTGGCACAGAAGAGGAAGTCGGGCATGGGCGGCTAGAGCAGCGTGACAGCCTGGAACGCGTCGCCCGGCCTGAGGCTATGCACGAAGCCCGCCATGAGCCGGGTTGCGCCGTCGATGTCGGCCACGTCCACGGTCTCGATGGTCGAGTGCATGTAGCGCATCGGCACGGAGATGAGCGCGCTTGGGATGCCGGTCTTGGTCTTGAAGATGACGTCCGTGTCGGTCCCGGAGTAGCGGCTGGACGACTCGTGCTGCAGAGCGAGGTCGTCGAGCGCGGCGACTTCCATGAGACGCTTCACAACGGCGGGGTGGTTGACCGTCCCGTGCGTGATCGTCGGGCCGCCGCCGAGCGCCACGGTGCCGTGCTGCGACTCCTTGATGCCCGGCGAGTCGGTGGCGTGCGTCACGTCGATCACGAGCGCTACGTCAGGGTCGAGCCGGTAGGCTGCCATCTGCGCGCCGTGGCCGCCGATCTCTTCTTGCACGCTGTTGAGCGCGACGAGCCGTGCCGGGCGAAACGACTCCTGCGCGTAGGCCTTGAGCACCTGCGCGATCACGTAGCCGCCCAGCCGGTTGTCGAGGGCGCGCCCGATGAGCCGCTGCGGCGTCAGTTCCTCGACGCGGTCCACATAGACCGCGGGCGTCCCGACACGCAGACCGCGCGTCTCCACGTCCTCCTGGCTTGCCGCGCCAATGTCGACGAACAGCTCGTGCGGCTTCGGCGCCTTTTCGTCCTTGCCGCGCTCGCGCAGGTGAATCGCCGTGTTGCCGATCACGCCGAGTACCGGCTTCTCGGGCGTCAAAAAATGCAGCCGCTTGCCGCGGGCGATGGCCGCGTCGGAGCCGCCGATGCGGTCCACATAGATAAAGCCATCTTTGGCGATGTGTTTGATGATGAAGCCAATCTCGTCGGCGTGCGCTTCGAGCAGGACGGTAGGGGCGTCGGCCTCCGTCGCTTCAACGGTGGCCCAGACGTTGCCGTAGGCGTCGGCCTCGACGGCGTCGGCGTGCGGCTTTACGTAGGCGGCCCACTTTTGCTGGCCGGCGGCCTCGAAGCCGGTCGGGCTGGGCGTGCCGAGAAGGTCGAAGAGAAAGGCGCGGTCAGCGAGGGGCATAGCGAGACGTGCGAAGTGCGAAGTGCGAAGTGCGAAGTGCGAAGTGCGAAGTGCGAAGTGCGAAGTGCGAAGTGCGAAGTGCGAAGTGCGAGAAGGTAGCGGTTGGCGGGAGCTTGGGCCAGACAGCGGCGGTTAACTTCGGCCACATTCTCGTTCGTCTCACGCCGCCTCTCTCATGCCTCTCCTCCGCTGCGGGTCCCTGCTCTGCCTCGGCGTGCTCCTCGCTGGCTGCGCCCGCTCGATTCCAGGCGACTTCCCGCTGCCCGACCCACCCGCGCCGATGACCCCACTCGTGGTGATGAACCTCGCAGCGCACCCGGACGACGAGGACGGCCTGACGCTCGCCCACTACCGCCACGCGCATCATGCCGTCGCCTATAGCGTGATCTACAACCGCGGCGAGGGCGGCCAGAACGAGATCGGCCCCGACCTCTACGAGCGACTCGGCGCGATCCGCACCGCCGAGACGGAGGCCGCCGCACGCATCCTGGGCACGCAGGTCTTCTTCCTCGACTTTGAGGATTTCGGTTACTCGAAGTCGGCTGACGAGTCGTACGAGAAATGGGGTGGGCGCGATTCCGTGACGGCGCGCCTCGTCTACCACATCCGCAAGCTCAAGCCGGATGTCCTGTTCACCAACCACGACACGCTCACGACCGGCCCCCGTCGCCAACACGGTCAGCACCAAGTCGTCGGCCTGAGCGCCTACGACGCGTTCGCGCTGGCTGCCGATGCCTCGTACCACCCCGAGCAGCTTGACGAGGGCGGCGTCGACCTCTGGCAGCCAAAACGGCTCCTGCTGCGCGACTGGCGCGCGCGCTCCCGCGACGACCTCCGCGCTCGCGAAGACGTGTCCGGTGCCGTCGTCGCGATCCCGGTTGGTGCCGAGATTCCGAGGCTCAGCGAGGCCGCCGCCGACCGTGCCGTGCGGGCCGCTGCGCAGCACCGCTCGCAAGGCTTCGACAAGTTCGCCCCGCGCTTCCGTCGCGACTCGACCTTCTTCGTCGAGCTCCGCCGCGCCGAGGGTGTGGCTCCGCTTGCCGAGGATGCGACCGACTTCGCCGCCGGACTGCCGCCGAACCCGCATGCGTCGCAGACGAGCCTTCGCTACCGGATCGACTCGGGGCGTACGCGGGGGCTTTTCGACGCCCGCGCAGCCCAACGCGGCTGCTTTGGTTTCGAAGCGAGCCCCGCCATCGCTGTGCCTGGCGACATGATCCGCGTGACGATGACCCAGGGCGACTGCCTCGTCGAGTGGCCCGAGTCTGGTCGGCGCTTCACCTTCGGCGGAGCCATCGACACGACGTTGGTGGTCATGCCCAGCGACGACGGGGAGCCGTTGACGCTCGACCTCGTGCTGCCCGCCGACGCGCAGCCGACGCTCCCCAAGTACCGCGCGCAGTACCGCCGCCGCATCGCTAGTCCCCCGATCACACTCGCGCTTGACGACGCTGCCGAGGCCGGCTACCTCCCCGTTGAGATTGCCCCGCCCGTCGTGCTCGAAGACCTCCCCGATGTCGTCCGCCTGGGCGAGGGGGCCGACCCGATCACGGTCGCGGGCCAGCTCTACGACGAGGCCATCGAGCAGGTGCGCGTATTTGCCTCCGTCGTCGTCCACACGCCCGACCCGCGCGTACGCTACCGACCGTTCTGGCGCGTCGACACGCTGCTGACGCCGGACGCCGACGGCCGCTTCACCTACGCTGCCGACGCGGCGGCGCTCGAAGCGAAAGCCGACCTCGAACCGGGCCTCTACCGTTTCGTTGCCACCGTCGAAGCGCAGGCCGCAGGTGTTTCCGCGGGGACGGCCTACGACGAAGTCCGCGCCGAGGCGCGCGTGATGCCCGAGATCGCGATCGCCGAGGACGTGCAGGTCGGCTTCGTGAAGAGCTACGACGACGCCACGCTCGACGCCCTGCGCGCGATGGGCTTCACCGTCACCGAACTCGACTCCAAGGCGCTCACCACCGACCTGAGCGCCTACGACACCATCGTGCTCGACATCCGCGCCTACCTCGTGCGCAACGACCTCCGCCACC is a genomic window containing:
- a CDS encoding PIG-L family deacetylase, producing MPLLRCGSLLCLGVLLAGCARSIPGDFPLPDPPAPMTPLVVMNLAAHPDDEDGLTLAHYRHAHHAVAYSVIYNRGEGGQNEIGPDLYERLGAIRTAETEAAARILGTQVFFLDFEDFGYSKSADESYEKWGGRDSVTARLVYHIRKLKPDVLFTNHDTLTTGPRRQHGQHQVVGLSAYDAFALAADASYHPEQLDEGGVDLWQPKRLLLRDWRARSRDDLRAREDVSGAVVAIPVGAEIPRLSEAAADRAVRAAAQHRSQGFDKFAPRFRRDSTFFVELRRAEGVAPLAEDATDFAAGLPPNPHASQTSLRYRIDSGRTRGLFDARAAQRGCFGFEASPAIAVPGDMIRVTMTQGDCLVEWPESGRRFTFGGAIDTTLVVMPSDDGEPLTLDLVLPADAQPTLPKYRAQYRRRIASPPITLALDDAAEAGYLPVEIAPPVVLEDLPDVVRLGEGADPITVAGQLYDEAIEQVRVFASVVVHTPDPRVRYRPFWRVDTLLTPDADGRFTYAADAAALEAKADLEPGLYRFVATVEAQAAGVSAGTAYDEVRAEARVMPEIAIAEDVQVGFVKSYDDATLDALRAMGFTVTELDSKALTTDLSAYDTIVLDIRAYLVRNDLRH
- a CDS encoding DNA-3-methyladenine glycosylase — translated: MTYDLEAAMAHLAHADATMAQLIAHVGPCRLEQRGAAEPFAALLRAIVFQQISTAAASSIHGRVRALFPDDTPTPSALLAMDEETLRSAGLSRPKQRAARSLAERVLDGTVPPASEIAALPDDALIDRLTQVRGIGPWTVQMLLIFNLGRPDVLPTTDLGVQRGAMNAYGLDALPSPKGLAAMGAPWKPYRSVASWYLWRAA
- a CDS encoding gluconokinase, whose product is MDPLPTTDPEATQVVVVMGVSGAGKTTVGRALAKRLGWAFEDADAYHNDAAKAKMATGTGLTDADRAPWLDRLAALIRAHGRRGTPLALACSALKRAYREVLAEGEPDVRFLWLDVEADTLRERLEQRAGHFAGADLLASQMEAFEPPSSEERRVLRIDADQPVADLVDQARKLIGGS
- a CDS encoding M42 family metallopeptidase, with protein sequence MPLADRAFLFDLLGTPSPTGFEAAGQQKWAAYVKPHADAVEADAYGNVWATVEATEADAPTVLLEAHADEIGFIIKHIAKDGFIYVDRIGGSDAAIARGKRLHFLTPEKPVLGVIGNTAIHLRERGKDEKAPKPHELFVDIGAASQEDVETRGLRVGTPAVYVDRVEELTPQRLIGRALDNRLGGYVIAQVLKAYAQESFRPARLVALNSVQEEIGGHGAQMAAYRLDPDVALVIDVTHATDSPGIKESQHGTVALGGGPTITHGTVNHPAVVKRLMEVAALDDLALQHESSSRYSGTDTDVIFKTKTGIPSALISVPMRYMHSTIETVDVADIDGATRLMAGFVHSLRPGDAFQAVTLL
- a CDS encoding DinB family protein; its protein translation is MTFDLDEALGLLARTPAVLDTLLRGLPEAWLLANEGPDTFSPFDVVGHLIHGEETDWVPRARRIREHGATVAFEPYDRFAQAERFRGATLPALLDHFAGRRTANIATVRGWRLTAEDLTLLGLHPDLGVVTLRQLLATWTVHDQSHLAQIARVIAKAYATEVGPWEAYLGVLHR
- a CDS encoding acyl-CoA dehydrogenase family protein, with amino-acid sequence MADLQQPSLVAAQGDGAPVDAPAPGSFAHLGITNGTYDPAAYDAPDHYAIDDLLTDAEKAHRDRVRAFVTAEVLPVIEEHAQAMTFPRHLAKRFAELGVIGPTIPQEYGGLGASSNTYGLMMQEVERADSGLRSFCSVMGSLVMYPIYTYGSEEQKQRWLPRLAKAEAYGCFALTEPNVGSNPNAMTTRAVKDGDEYVITGHKRWSTNASEADVCVVWAKDDDGHVGGFLVELDRPGVTAPRIMNKWSLRAAITSEVLFDGVRIPASNRLPKARGLKAPLSCLTQARFGIAWGTLGAAMACYDAAVQHATTRRQFAKPIGGHQLIQGKLADMLTEITKAQLIAWRLGVLKDAGTMRPQQVSLAKRNNCRMALDVARASRQILGGNGVLGLYPVMRHMANLESVVTYEGTDEVHTLVLGQDITGLNAFV